A stretch of the Halomonas sp. CH40 genome encodes the following:
- a CDS encoding zinc-binding dehydrogenase — protein MTQTATSPKVPVTLPDTMAAMVLTGHGDIDKLEYRQDVPVPTPKAGEVLVQVTATAKNNTDRKAREGLYPTKDKGDVTSFAMGGEPTFTFPRIQGADIVGRIAAVGEGVDASRIGERGLLDFNLYADARRDINLTPDYYGHGADGGYAEYVAVPADQFHHIPNPELADAELASMGMCSYQTAYHMMTSANVSRGERVLVTGASGGVGTALIQLCRIIGAIPYAVSQLDKADALKAMGAEDVIDRGDLPTFVERVLVATGGAPIDAVMDLVGGDMTNLFIDTMINDMQARKSYPRLSIAGASGGNLSEMMWTRIYLYQVQIFGVSHGTREEAEQLMAWIRSGDLKPVLHAAFRLSELHDAERYFVNRDSNYLGKIVIVPDSQWHTHGAPFSLNG, from the coding sequence GTGCTGACCGGCCACGGTGATATCGACAAGCTGGAATATCGCCAGGATGTACCGGTGCCGACACCCAAGGCGGGGGAAGTGCTGGTGCAGGTGACCGCCACCGCCAAGAACAATACCGACCGCAAGGCCCGCGAAGGGCTTTATCCGACCAAGGACAAAGGCGATGTGACTTCCTTTGCCATGGGCGGCGAGCCAACCTTCACCTTTCCGCGCATTCAGGGCGCCGATATTGTCGGGCGCATTGCCGCGGTAGGAGAGGGCGTTGATGCTAGCCGGATAGGTGAGCGCGGCCTGCTGGATTTCAACCTCTACGCCGATGCTCGTCGGGATATCAACCTCACGCCGGATTACTACGGCCACGGTGCCGATGGCGGCTATGCCGAATACGTCGCCGTGCCAGCGGATCAGTTCCATCATATTCCCAATCCGGAACTGGCCGATGCGGAGCTGGCCAGTATGGGCATGTGCTCCTACCAGACGGCGTATCACATGATGACCTCGGCCAATGTTAGCCGTGGGGAACGGGTGCTGGTTACAGGCGCCAGCGGCGGCGTAGGCACAGCGCTGATTCAGCTGTGCCGCATTATCGGCGCCATTCCCTACGCGGTCAGCCAGCTGGACAAGGCTGATGCGCTGAAAGCCATGGGCGCAGAAGACGTCATCGACCGCGGCGACCTGCCCACCTTTGTTGAGCGCGTACTGGTAGCGACTGGCGGCGCGCCGATTGATGCGGTGATGGATCTGGTTGGCGGTGATATGACCAACCTTTTCATCGACACCATGATCAATGACATGCAGGCGCGGAAAAGCTACCCACGGCTGTCGATTGCTGGCGCCAGTGGCGGTAATCTCAGCGAAATGATGTGGACCCGCATCTACCTGTATCAGGTACAGATCTTCGGCGTCTCCCACGGCACCCGCGAAGAAGCCGAGCAGCTGATGGCCTGGATTCGCAGCGGCGACCTCAAGCCCGTTCTGCATGCGGCTTTCAGACTTTCTGAGCTGCACGACGCCGAGCGTTACTTCGTCAACCGTGACAGCAACTACCTGGGAAAGATCGTTATCGTCCCCGATAGCCAGTGGCACACCCACGGCGCCCCCTTCAGCCTGAACGGCTGA
- a CDS encoding proline racemase family protein: MKTRHSIQLMDTHAGGDVSRIVTGGIDPLLGKTVREKMEYLRDNADGLRELLLFEPYGIPEMSVDLIVPATDPQAAAGYIIMEVMGYPIYSGSNTLCTATAVLEAGIVEKREGVQHFKLEAPAGLVNIEATVKDGVVEAITCEGLPSYIDTYRASIHVPDIGDVTYSIAYSGGFYALVDAGQLGFKLVREEERALAECAYKIVEAIKAERGFSHYTLGDVGPLPFLHFMGPEEQVADGYIRSRSTTYVHPGVICRSTTGTGTSARLALMNHEGRLNIGDKLETVSLRETGFIGTATGWHQQGTFQVVENTITGRSYVLANSEIVINCDDPMVNCGKLHHLLTDR, translated from the coding sequence ATGAAAACACGTCATAGCATCCAGCTAATGGATACCCATGCGGGTGGGGATGTCAGCCGTATCGTTACCGGCGGGATTGACCCGCTACTCGGCAAGACAGTGCGCGAGAAGATGGAATACCTGCGCGACAACGCCGATGGCCTGCGCGAACTGCTACTGTTTGAACCCTACGGCATTCCCGAAATGTCGGTGGACCTGATTGTGCCCGCCACCGACCCCCAGGCCGCCGCGGGCTATATCATCATGGAAGTAATGGGCTACCCGATCTACTCCGGCTCCAACACCTTGTGCACCGCCACGGCCGTACTCGAAGCCGGTATTGTTGAAAAGCGCGAAGGCGTGCAGCATTTCAAGCTTGAAGCGCCAGCCGGTCTGGTCAACATTGAAGCTACGGTCAAGGACGGCGTCGTTGAAGCGATTACCTGTGAAGGCCTGCCCAGCTACATCGATACCTACCGCGCCTCTATCCATGTGCCCGATATCGGTGACGTCACCTACTCCATTGCCTACAGCGGCGGCTTCTATGCCCTGGTGGATGCAGGGCAGCTCGGCTTCAAGCTGGTGCGTGAAGAAGAGCGCGCCCTGGCGGAATGTGCTTACAAGATTGTCGAAGCCATCAAGGCGGAGCGCGGTTTCTCCCACTACACCCTGGGCGATGTCGGGCCGCTGCCGTTTTTGCACTTTATGGGGCCGGAAGAGCAGGTGGCGGATGGCTATATCCGCTCGCGTTCCACCACCTATGTACACCCGGGCGTGATCTGCCGCAGCACCACCGGCACCGGCACATCAGCGCGGCTGGCGCTGATGAACCATGAAGGGCGCCTGAATATCGGCGACAAGCTGGAAACCGTCTCGCTGCGGGAAACCGGCTTTATCGGCACCGCCACCGGTTGGCACCAGCAAGGCACCTTCCAGGTGGTCGAAAACACGATTACTGGGCGCAGCTATGTACTCGCCAACTCGGAAATCGTCATCAACTGCGACGACCCCATGGTCAACTGCGGCAAACTCCACCACCTCCTCACTGATCGTTAG